A part of bacterium genomic DNA contains:
- a CDS encoding efflux RND transporter periplasmic adaptor subunit — MKKFKVAIIILIVLAGAAAAVRFLVLKDSETENGDTVSLVRPRREDLQMKISVTGIVEPQNRLEIKPTIGGRIEEVLVREGQEVKRGDRLALMSSTDRATLLDAAQLNGPEKVAYWEEVYKPSPLLAPIDGTVIVRGVEPGQTVTTSSVVLVLSDRLIVKAEVDETDIGMVKLGQDAFITLDAYPEQSIPATVDHIAYESTVVSNVTIYKVDILPRRTPATFRSGMSAEVSIVTAVAADALTVPSDAVQTGRRGSKYVLVPGPEGEPQRREVETGIEADGRIQILSGLEPDQEVVAVSREYRLSSGNAANGGSPFLPNRRRSSSSSSSSSSNNRRPQRPPD; from the coding sequence ATGAAAAAATTCAAGGTCGCGATCATTATCCTCATCGTCCTGGCGGGGGCGGCCGCGGCGGTCCGTTTTCTGGTCCTGAAGGATTCCGAAACGGAAAACGGCGACACCGTTTCGCTGGTCCGGCCCCGGCGGGAAGACCTGCAGATGAAGATCTCGGTGACCGGGATCGTCGAACCTCAGAACCGTCTGGAGATCAAGCCCACCATCGGGGGGAGAATCGAGGAAGTCCTGGTCCGGGAAGGCCAGGAAGTCAAACGCGGCGACCGCCTGGCCCTGATGAGTTCGACCGACCGGGCCACCCTCCTGGACGCGGCCCAGCTCAACGGCCCGGAAAAAGTGGCATACTGGGAAGAAGTCTACAAGCCCAGCCCCCTCCTGGCCCCCATCGACGGGACCGTCATCGTCCGGGGAGTGGAACCGGGACAGACCGTCACCACCTCGAGCGTCGTCCTCGTCCTTTCCGACCGCCTCATCGTCAAAGCCGAAGTCGACGAAACCGACATCGGCATGGTCAAGCTCGGCCAGGACGCCTTCATCACCCTCGACGCCTACCCGGAGCAGAGCATTCCGGCCACGGTCGACCACATCGCCTACGAATCGACGGTGGTCAGCAACGTCACCATCTACAAGGTCGACATCCTTCCCCGGCGGACCCCCGCCACCTTCCGTTCGGGCATGAGCGCCGAGGTCTCGATCGTAACCGCCGTGGCGGCCGACGCTCTCACCGTCCCCAGCGACGCCGTGCAGACGGGCAGACGGGGGAGCAAATACGTCCTCGTTCCCGGTCCCGAAGGCGAACCCCAGCGCCGGGAGGTGGAAACCGGGATCGAGGCCGACGGGAGGATCCAGATCCTCTCGGGGTTGGAACCGGACCAGGAAGTGGTGGCCGTCTCCCGCGAGTACCGTCTCTCTTCGGGCAACGCCGCCAACGGAGGGAGCCCCTTCCTTCCCAACCGGCGCCGCTCTTCGTCGTCGTCGTCATCCTCGTCCTCCAACAACCGCCGCCCGCAGCGGCCGCCCGATTGA